The Oreochromis niloticus isolate F11D_XX unplaced genomic scaffold, O_niloticus_UMD_NMBU tig00001540_pilon, whole genome shotgun sequence genomic sequence AAAGATAGCTTGCGACTAAGACGTCTCACTCTGAGCaaatttcaaacacacacatcttaaCTGTTTTAGCATGAATTACTTATATTTCTTAACTTTGAACTTATTTATCACCTTAGTTACGTAACTTAATCAGATTATGCACTAACTACTGACTTTTGACCAAAAGGCATAACACTCCCCGCTTGATATAACACATATCACTATAAACATCAATACAACATATTCAGACCTCATTTAGCATCGAAGAATATTCATTCAGTCTctgaaagcaaaacaacaatCTCTGAAACTGGTCTGAGAAACATTTTAACAGTCCCATCCTTTACAGTCCGCACTTCCACTTTACGGACCTTCTTGTCGCTGCTGGGGAATGTTTTACTACTAGTCCCATGGGCCATTCATTCCTGCTGGCTTGGGAGTCCTTTAGCAGGACCACATCTCCTTCTTTGACATTAGGTCCAGTCTCTGTCCATTTTGCACGACTTTGTAAGGTGGACAAATATTCTCCTTTCCACCTTTTCCAAAAGGTATCAGCAAGGTGTTGAACATGTTTCCATTGTTTCCCAAACAACTGCCCTGATGAAAAGTTCCCGAGTGGAGCAGACACAGCACTCATCTTCTGCGTTAGCAGCATTGCTGGAGTGAGTACTGCAGGACTGTCAGGGTCAGTGGATATGGGGACAAGAGGCCTTGCATTAATAATTGCCATCACCTCAGCCATGAAGGTGCACAACACTTCATGAGTAAGACGTGTTTGTTCAGTTCGTGACAACATTGCATCCAGAATGCGCCTGGCGACCCCTATAAGGCGCTCCCACGAGCCTCCCATGTGCGACGCATGAGGGGGGTTGAATGTCCAAACACACCCTTTCCCTTGCAGGTACTTCCCTACTGCTTTGTTTCCTGAGTTTAGCCCTAATTCCTTACAAGCGCCCACAAAATTGGTGCCTCTGTCTGAGCGCAGAAACTTGGCTGGGCCCCGAATAGAGAAGAGCCTTCTTAATGCATTGATAAAACTGTCAGCAGACATAGTCTCTATCAGTTCGATATGCACAGCCCTAGTTGACATGCATGTGAATAACACAGCCCAACGTTTGTTCTGGGAATGACCACCTCTTGTACGACGCGTCACAATTGTCCATGGCCCAAACACATCTAGGCCTACAGTGGTAAAGGGTGGTTCAGGGGTGACTCGGTCTGCAGGcaagtctgccattttctggATCTGCATTTTGCCTCGCAACTTGCGACATGTGACACACTTATGAATGACAGATGACACGAGCCGCTTCCCTCCAATTATCCAGTACCCAGCACCACGGATAGCTCCTTCAGTTATGTGTCTTCCTTGATGAGCTACTTGTTCATGATAGTGAGTTACAAGTAGTATGGCGATGTGGCTGGTAGATGGGATAATCAGAGGGtgcttttcattttctgtgaGATCGGCAGTGGAAAGACGTCCACCGACTCGTAAGAGACTGTCTTTGTCCACTACAGGATTGAGCTTTTTGAGTGCGTCAAATATGCCACTgtccttctttccttctttaatGTTTTCAAGTGTCCCTTTGTAAGCTTCTTGTTGGACAGCTCGAATGATGACTACTTTGGCTCGGGTGAGTTCTTGGACATTTGGTGTCTCACTGAAACTGTTCCATCCCCTTTGTCCACTTGTCTTTTGAGCAACGGATGTAACTACATGAATGAGTCTGGCTATGACTCTGCAAAGTGTGGTCCAGTTTGAGTACTTTTTGAAACGCTCAGAACCTAACTGTGGCTCTGATACAGTAGTTTTCATTACTTTTATTCCCGGACgtatctctctgtctttttcaggTTCGATGAGCGTGAAAGGACCAGTGTgtggttctgtgtgtgtgtcagaataCAGAAAGGGTGGACCTGAGAACCAGGTACTGTTCTGCAGGTCTGGTGCTGGAATGAACCGAGTGGCATGGTCAGCTCGATTGTTATCCAATATTTTCTGCATGAGTTGGATGTAGTGATCTTTCGTTTCTGGTTTCTTTTCCAAAGTCTTTCGGAGAGAGCAGAGGCATTTTAGGGCTTGTTCTCTGTTGTCAGGGAGCCTCCTTCTCGGTGAGCGAAAGGGTAAAGGTGCAACCCAGCTGTTCTCTTGGTTTTGATAAACTTCATTGTCCATTATTTTCAGGAATGCTTTGTCGTCGATAGACATGGCTTGTTTGTTATCACCCTCAGATCTAACAAACACAGAGTGTCCCAAATCGTCTGTGACACAGGTAGCATTCATAGTGACCCCATAATTCTCTTTAACATGAATTGTGTTTGGGCAAGGCTCAAAATAGGATGCACGTCCATTATCTAAGGTGTGTGTTTTGTAGACATTGACCTCTGACTGACTGTGCGCTTTTCCTAAACACACCTCCCCCACAATAACCCAACCCAGGTCTAGCTTTTGGGCGTATGGTGCATTGTTGGGTCCGTTGATTTGCTCACGTACCTTATGGACCCTGATGACGTCTCGTCCTAGGAGTAAAAGGATTGGGGCGTGGTGGTCAACAGGTGGATGTTATCTGCGACTGGAAGAAGATGTGGGTGATGCTGGGCAATCTCTGGAGAGGGTATTTCAGATCTATTGTCTGGAACAGAGTCACATTCAATTAAAGGGGGTAGCTGGATGTTGACTTCTCCATCTAAGGACTCGAGGAAGAAGTTCACAGCTCTCCTACCTGAGGTTTGTTCTCTGCCAGAGCAAGTCTTTAAGGTGTATGGAGTGGGTCTGGCATTGATtttgaaaaggctgaaaaactCTGACTTAACCAGTGACCTGTTGGACTGATCATCAATTACTGCATACATTTTTATAGCTCTCTCTTTTTGGCCTGCAGGATACACTTT encodes the following:
- the LOC112844778 gene encoding uncharacterized protein LOC112844778; translation: MNATCVTDDLGHSVFVRSEGDNKQAMSIDDKAFLKIMDNEVYQNQENSWVAPLPFRSPRRRLPDNREQALKCLCSLRKTLEKKPETKDHYIQLMQKILDNNRADHATRFIPAPDLQNSTWFSGPPFLYSDTHTEPHTGPFTLIEPEKDREIRPGIKVMKTTVSEPQLGSERFKKYSNWTTLCRVIARLIHVVTSVAQKTSGQRGWNSFSETPNVQELTRAKVVIIRAVQQEAYKGTLENIKEGKKDSGIFDALKKLNPVVDKDSLLRVGGRLSTADLTENEKHPLIIPSTSHIAILLVTHYHEQVAHQGRHITEGAIRGAGYWIIGGKRLVSSVIHKCVTCRKLRGKMQIQKMADLPADRVTPEPPFTTVGLDVFGPWTIVTRRTRGGHSQNKRWAVLFTCMSTRAVHIELIETMSADSFINALRRLFSIRGPAKFLRSDRGTNFVGACKELGLNSGNKAVGKYLQGKGCVWTFNPPHASHMGGSWERLIGVARRILDAMLSRTEQTRLTHEVLCTFMAEVMAIINARPLVPISTDPDSPAVLTPAMLLTQKMSAVSAPLGNFSSGQLFGKQWKHVQHLADTFWKRWKGEYLSTLQSRAKWTETGPNVKEGDVVLLKDSQASRNEWPMGLVVKHSPAATRRSVKWKCGL